The nucleotide window TCGTGGGCCAGCTGCGGCGCTTGGGCTACTCCGTTGATTGGAAGCGCCAGCGCTTCACGCTGGATGAAGGCCTGAGCGAGGCGGTGAAGGAGGCCTTCGTGCGCCTGCACGAGCAGGGCCTGATCTACCGCGGTGAATACCTGGTGAACTGGTGCCCCGCCTCCGGTTCGGCGGTGAGCGACCTGGAGGTGGAGATGAAGGAGGTGGACGGGCATCTCTGGCATTTCCGCTATCCGCTCAGCAGCGGCGACGGCCATCTGGAGGTAGCCACCACCCGGCCCGAAACGATGCTGGGTGATACGGCGGTGGCGGTGAATCCCACCGATGAGCGCTATGCCCACCTGGTGGGTCAGACCCTCACGCTGCCGTTTGTGGGTCGTGAGATTCCGATCGTGGCCGACGACCACGTTGAGAAAGACTTCGGCACCGGTTGCGTCAAGGTGACGCCCGCTCACGACCCCAATGATTTCGCCATCGGCCAGCGCCATGGTCTGCCCCAGATCACGGTGATGCGTAAAAACGGCACGATGAACAGTGAGGCCGGTCAGTTCGAGGGGCTCGATCGCTTTGAGGCCCGCAAGGCCGTGGTGGCCGGCTTGGAGGAGCTGGGTCTGCTGGTGAAGGTGGAGGACTACCGCCACAGCGTTCCCTATTCCGATCGCGGCAAGGTGCCGGTTGAGCCGCTGCTCTCCACCCAGTGGTTCGTCAAAACCGAGCCTCTGGCGGCCCGTTGCCGCGAAGCACTGGAGAAGCAAGATCCCCGCTTCATCCCCGAGCGCTGGGAGAAGGTCTACCGCGATTGGCTCACCGACATTCGCGACTGGTGCATCAGCCGCCAGCTCTGGTGGGGCCATCGCATCCCCGCCTGGTTCGTGATCAGCGAGACCGGCGGTCAGTACACCGATACCACGCCCTACGTGGTGGCCCGCAACGAAGCCGAAGCCCTGGAGAAGGCCAAGGCGGAGTACGGCGCTGCGGCGGAGATCGAGCAGGACGAAGACGTGCTCGATACCTGGTTCTCCAGTGGCCTCTGGCCCTTCTCCACCCTGGGTTGGCCCGATGCCGATAGCGCTGACCTGCAGCGCTGGTACCCCACCAGCACCCTGGTGACGGGCTTCGACATCATCTTTTTCTGGGTGGCCCGGATGACGATGATGGCCGGCGCCTTCACCGGCGAGATGCCCTTCCAGGACGTCTACATCCACGGCCTGGTGCGGGACGAGCAGAACCGCAAGATGAGCAAAAGCGCCGGCAATGGCATCGATCCGCTGCTGCTGATCGACCGTTACGGCACCGATGCCCTGCGTTTCGCCCTGGTGCGGGAGGTGGCGGGTGCGGGTCAGGACATCCGCCTGGACTACGACCGCAAGACAGACACCTCCGCCACGGTGGAGGCCTCGCGCAACTTCGCTAACAAGCTCTGGAATGCCACCCGCTTCGCCCTGATGAACCTGGGCGGCGAGACGCCGGCCCAACTCGGTGAGCCCATCCCTGAGGCCCTGCAGTTGGCGGACCGTTGGATCCTCTCGCGTCTAGCCAGGGTGAACCGGGAGACGGCCGAGCGCTACAGCAGCTATGGCCTGGGTGAAGCGGCCAAGGGCCTCTACGAGTTCGCCTGGAACGACGTTTGCGACTGGTATCTGGAGCTGAGCAAGCGCCGGCTCAATCCCGGTGAGAACCCCTCAGCCGAGGCCCTGGCTGATCAACGGGTGGCCAAGCAGGTGCTGGCCAAGGTGATCAGCCAGATGCACCTGATGCTGCATCCGCTGATGCCCCACCTCACCGAGGAGCTCTGGCACAGCGTCACCGGCGAACCGGAGACCAGTTTCCTGGCCCTGCAGTCCTGGCCGGCTCGGGATGAGAGCGCTCTGGATGATGCCTTGGAAGCGTCCTTCGCGGAGCTGATCGGTGCTATCCGCTTGGTGCGCAACCTGCGGGCGGTGGCGGGCCTCAAGCCCTCCCAATCGGTGCCGGTGCGCTTCGTCACCGGCCGCGGCGAGCTGGCGGCTGTGCTCACCAAGGGCACGGCCGATATCACGGCGTTGACCCGGGTGGAGTCGGTGGCGGTGATGACGCCGGCGGAAGCTGATGCGGCTCCAGTGGCCAAGGCCCTGGCGGGGGTGAGCGGTGAGCTGCAGGTGCTGTTGCCGATCGAAGGGCTTGTGGATCTCGATGCGCTCAAGGGCCGTCTGGAAAAAGACATCGCCAAGGCCGAGAAGGAGATCAAGGGACTGGCAGGCCGGCTGGGCAACCCCAACTTCGCTGGCAAGGCCCCGCCAGAGGTGGTGGCGGAATGCCAGGCCAACCTGGATGAGAAGCAGGCTCAGGCCGATCTGGCCCGCAAGCGTCTGGCCGACCTCAGCTGATCTCGACCTGGCCTTTGTCAGCCAAGCGTTTTCTTGTCCTTGGGAGGCCATTCCATGGGGTACACCTGGCGCTGGGGAAAGGGAATGGTGATGTCGTTCTCTTCGAAGGCAGTCCAGATCTGCTGACGCAGTTCACTGCTGACTGTCAAAGCATCAAGCGGATTGCGAACAGAGAATTTGAGTATGTAGGTGATTGATGAGTCGGCAAAATCGATCGTGAATGCTTTCGGCATCGGCTGTTTAAGAACCCGGTCGTGAGATTGAGCAATCTCCTCCAGCAAGCCAATGATGAGTTGCGGATTGTGGTGGTAAGCGGCGCCAATTTCAATGGTTTCTCGTCTGTTATTTTCTCCTGCGGTGAATGATTCCGCTTTCGCTTGAAAAAGGATTTGATTGGGAATCAGCAGTTCCGCGTCATCACGCTGTCTACTTAGGTAGATCACCCTTAAGCCAAGTTTCTTCACCAGACAAGGTTCATTGTCGATCATGAGAACTTCGCCAGGTTTGATAGAACCCTCAAGTAAGAGCCAGATTCCAGTAACAAAGTTCAAGACTGGTTGTTGTAGCCCGAGTCCCAGGCCAATGCTTAATGAGCCGAAGATAACGAGCAGAGTGCTGCTGTCAAAATTTGCCCATAATGCAAGCGCTACCAGGCCACAGGTAATGATCAAATACTGGAAAAGAGGTTGAAGTAGTTTGCGTGTCCGATCATCGTATTTGAGAATTAGTTGAATCACATAGGCTGTAAGTGCTGCAAAAGTTTGACTCGTTACTAAGATTAAGTACAATCCAATGGCAAGTAAAAAGGTGTTGCCGATGGCGAACTCAGTGTTTGAAAAATTACCTATTCCAACAATGCTTATAGCCGACAGGCTGCTAAGTCTTGCGATAAAATAAGTAATCGCCCAGACCAATATTGCGGGCTTCGCGATTTTACTGAGTAACGCTGCAAGTTGATTTTTGCGGTTATTGATCTTTAGTTTTGATTCAATCCAGCTGACAGTATTAAAGAGTGCCCAGAAGAGCCCCACCTGAAGAACAATGCCAGATGGGATTGGCACGATCCCAAGAAGCAGTCCCGTGCCTACTAGGGTTAGAGGGCCAACAAGATTGGCAAGGGGTTGATTGTTGTTGAAGAGTGTCGTCGTCCGGCGGGTGAATGCAACTGAAATCGCAACAAGAAGGATAAAAGCGATCTGCCAGCTCACGCTCCACCTGTCCAAGTAGCCCAGCCAACCCACAATCTCTGTCTGTAGTGCCTCCATGGTGATCAGTTTGTTTGTGGTGTGGTGAGGATTTTTAAGGCTTCATCGACGTCGAGAGAGCCATCAATAACATCTGCGATTGTTTTGCTTGGATCTCCATAGCGTTCTCCGTAGCTTTGTAGTCCAGGTTCCTCTTTCGAGTAAGACTGACTCTGCTCGTTATATGATGTATTGATGGCAGATTGGATTTTTGAGATCTCAGGTGGAATGGATACGTTTTGATTGGCTGCTAGGAGTCCTAAATCGTCGAGTTGAATCTTTCTCTGTGCGATGACGTTCACATTGGATATGATGAATTTCAATGCCATAGTCCGTTGGGATTGGCTGGAATCTTTCCCTAGTGAGAAGCCGTAAAATACTTGACTTGGAAATGCTTTTGAGCTTCTGCCGTTCGGGAGTGCGGCGACTCCGAGCTTGTTCCCCATCGTCTTTTTGAGATCTTCCAGTGCGGTGCCGCCCCAGCATGTAATCCAGTCGAGTTGATTGTTTTTCAGCTTGAGACTCAATTCTCTGAAGTTCTCATGGAATGAGATGTTCTTATAGAGGGCAGCCCGTTGTAGCCATTGAAGCCATGCCTGGATGCCTGGGTATGCTTGATTTGTTGTAATTCCTCTTCCAAGTGAGCTGAATTCTGAGATCGCTCCCTGCGTGCCCGCTGTCCATCTGAGCTCAAAAAGATTGGCTGCCAGTCCGATTCTTTTCCCGCTGGCGCTGAGTTCTTCAAGCTCTTGAATCGTGCTTGGAGGGTCATTTATTTTTGTTTTGTTGAAGCATGCGAATTGTGTGTTGATCAGCCATGGTGCAAACAAATATCCAGCTTTTGTTTTGGCTCTCGATTGGGTGCGCTGGCTATAAATGGCATTAAAATATTGCTGACTGGGGAGTGTCGTGATGAGGTCGCGAGCGAACAATTCAGGCGCTGAAACTTGTTCTGTAATGACCAGGTCGGGCCCAAGGTTGAGGCTGGTGTCTTTGGTGATCTGGTCGTAAAAATTCTTTGACTTGTAGTTAATGAAAACAACGTTCACGGCTGGGTTGGAGCGTTGAAAGGCTTCGGTGTATTTACTCAGGAACGATCGTATTTGGCTTGTTTCGGCTCTGAAATCTTCTTCATTAATTCCGGTAGTAATAAAGAGTGTCTTCGGCGCCTTCAGGCTTGTGCAACTGCTCAGCAGGATTGCCAGTGATCCTGCTAAGAGTCTGTTGAAGGTTTTCAGGCAGCGCACCGTCGGAGCCGCAGGGTTCATATTCCTTGTGAATTTAACTTGGTTTTATTAGGCTGCCGATCCGTTCTGCACTGTCTGGCACTCCAACGGTTTGTGTTTTCCGCGAAGAGATCAGCAATAGAACATCGTGAAGCCACCCTTGCTCAAGCGGCTTGTCAAAATTGATTTAGTTACAGTTTTCGCAGCAACCCGGCAACGCGAGGCATGGCGCTCATCAGCGTTTCGGAGCTGTCCAAGATCTACCAGGTTGCTGAGAAGCAGCCAGGGCTAGCTGGCACCCTGCGCCATTTCGTCCGCCGCCGCACCCGGGACGTGACGGCGGTGCAGAACGTGTCGTTTGCGATTGAGCCTGGCGAGATGGTGGGTTTTCTCGGCGCTAACGGCGCCGGCAAAACCACCACCTTGAAGATGCTCTGTGGCTTGATCCACCCCAGCGCCGGGGAGGTGCAGGTGGCGGGCCACCGGCCCCAGCGCCGTCAGGCAGAGTTTCTTCGCCGGATCACCCTGGTGATGGGCCAGAAGCAGCAACTGCTCTGGGATCTGCCGCCGATGGATTCGCTGCGGGTGAATGCGGCTGTCTACGGTATCCCCGATGTTGTGGCTCGGCGACGGATCAGCGAACTGGCTGATCTGCTGGAGCTGGGGGAGGAGCTCACCCGGCCGGTGCGCAAGCTCTCCCTGGGTCAGCGGATGAAAGCCGAGCTGCTGGCAGCGCTGCTGCACGAGCCGGAGGTGCTGTTCCTCGATGAGCCCACGCTGGGTCTGGATGTGAATGCCCAGGCCCGGGTGCGCCAGTTCCTCGCTGAGTACAACCGCCGTACGGGGGCAACGGTGCTGCTCACCAGCCATTACATGGCTGACATCACAGCCCTGTGCCCGCGGGTGTTGCTGATCCATCAGGGACGTTTGTTTCACGATGGGCCGCTGGACTCCCTGGCTGAGCAATTGGCGCCGGAGCGGGAGGTGCGATTGGAGTTGGAATCCCCTGTTGCCCCTTCGGTGTTCGCGGGTCTGGGGCGCTTGGAGCGAATCGAAGGCTGTGATGTGCGGCTGCTGGTTTCAAGGGATCAGCTCACCGCCGTGGTGGCCCAGCTGCTTGAGCGCTTCGAGGTGCGCGACTTGGATGTGACCGATCCGCCGATTGAGGAACTGATCGGTGGGCTGTTCCGACAGGGGCGCGTCTGATGCGGATCTTCGGGCTGAACCGGCGGATCATCCGCGTGCTGCTGGGCACCCAGTACGCCCACATGCTCGAGTACCGCGCCGAGATCGCTCTCTGGGCGCTCTCCGGTGTGTTGCCGTTCATCATGCTCAGCGTCTGGAGCGGCAGTGATGCGCGCTCGGGGCTGGGTCTTGATGGGGTGGCCCTGGATCGCTATTTCCTCAGTGCCTTTCTGGTGCGCCAGTTTTCGGTGGTGTGGGTGGTGTACGACTTCGAGGAAGACGCCCTGATGGGTCGGCTCTCCCCTTACCTGCTGCAACCGCTGCACCCGCTCTGGCGCTACGTGGCGGCGCATCTCGGTGAGCAGCTCACGCGTCTGCCCTTCGCGGCTCTGATTGCGGCAGTGTTCTTCGTAGTGCAGCCCCAGGCGTTCTGGTTGCCGTCGGTGGGCGGGTTCCTGCTGGCCTGGCTCGCCACCTGGATGGCCTTTGCCATCGCCTTTTTGTTTCAGAGCCTGATTGCGGCTTTGTGCTTCTGGAGTGAAAAGGCCAGTGCCCTGGAGCGGCTCCAGTTCATTCCCTTTCTGTTTCTTTCGGGCTTGTTGGCGCCGCTCACGGCCTTCCCGCCGGCGGTTCGCGCCTGGGCCCAATGGACCCCGTTCCCCTATCTGATCGATTTCCCGGCTCGGGTGCTGGCGGGCCAGCCGGTGGATCTGCTGGCGGGTTTTGGGGCGCAACTGGCCTGGATCGCCTTGTTGTTGCCGCTGGTGCTGCTGCTCTGGCGGGCCGGAGTGCGGCGCTACAGCGCCATGGGGGCCTGATGGGGCGCTATTGGCGAACCCTGTGTCGCTTTTGGAGCACCGCTCTTGCGGTGCAGCTGGAGTATCAGGCCAATGTGTTGATCGAGCTGCTGGCGGTGGCGATGAGCCTTAGCGGCAGCCTGTTTCTGCTTTCGCTCTTTTATGGACCGCAGCAGACTCTGGGGGACTGGAGCTGGGCCCAGGCTCTGATGGTGCAGGGGCTCTACACCGTGTTCGACGGCATGGCCACCACCTGGCTGCGCCCC belongs to Synechococcus sp. WH 7805 and includes:
- a CDS encoding ATP-binding cassette domain-containing protein, whose protein sequence is MALISVSELSKIYQVAEKQPGLAGTLRHFVRRRTRDVTAVQNVSFAIEPGEMVGFLGANGAGKTTTLKMLCGLIHPSAGEVQVAGHRPQRRQAEFLRRITLVMGQKQQLLWDLPPMDSLRVNAAVYGIPDVVARRRISELADLLELGEELTRPVRKLSLGQRMKAELLAALLHEPEVLFLDEPTLGLDVNAQARVRQFLAEYNRRTGATVLLTSHYMADITALCPRVLLIHQGRLFHDGPLDSLAEQLAPEREVRLELESPVAPSVFAGLGRLERIEGCDVRLLVSRDQLTAVVAQLLERFEVRDLDVTDPPIEELIGGLFRQGRV
- a CDS encoding mechanosensitive ion channel family protein; translation: MEALQTEIVGWLGYLDRWSVSWQIAFILLVAISVAFTRRTTTLFNNNQPLANLVGPLTLVGTGLLLGIVPIPSGIVLQVGLFWALFNTVSWIESKLKINNRKNQLAALLSKIAKPAILVWAITYFIARLSSLSAISIVGIGNFSNTEFAIGNTFLLAIGLYLILVTSQTFAALTAYVIQLILKYDDRTRKLLQPLFQYLIITCGLVALALWANFDSSTLLVIFGSLSIGLGLGLQQPVLNFVTGIWLLLEGSIKPGEVLMIDNEPCLVKKLGLRVIYLSRQRDDAELLIPNQILFQAKAESFTAGENNRRETIEIGAAYHHNPQLIIGLLEEIAQSHDRVLKQPMPKAFTIDFADSSITYILKFSVRNPLDALTVSSELRQQIWTAFEENDITIPFPQRQVYPMEWPPKDKKTLG
- a CDS encoding ABC-2 family transporter protein, with translation MRIFGLNRRIIRVLLGTQYAHMLEYRAEIALWALSGVLPFIMLSVWSGSDARSGLGLDGVALDRYFLSAFLVRQFSVVWVVYDFEEDALMGRLSPYLLQPLHPLWRYVAAHLGEQLTRLPFAALIAAVFFVVQPQAFWLPSVGGFLLAWLATWMAFAIAFLFQSLIAALCFWSEKASALERLQFIPFLFLSGLLAPLTAFPPAVRAWAQWTPFPYLIDFPARVLAGQPVDLLAGFGAQLAWIALLLPLVLLLWRAGVRRYSAMGA
- a CDS encoding extracellular solute-binding protein, whose protein sequence is MRCLKTFNRLLAGSLAILLSSCTSLKAPKTLFITTGINEEDFRAETSQIRSFLSKYTEAFQRSNPAVNVVFINYKSKNFYDQITKDTSLNLGPDLVITEQVSAPELFARDLITTLPSQQYFNAIYSQRTQSRAKTKAGYLFAPWLINTQFACFNKTKINDPPSTIQELEELSASGKRIGLAANLFELRWTAGTQGAISEFSSLGRGITTNQAYPGIQAWLQWLQRAALYKNISFHENFRELSLKLKNNQLDWITCWGGTALEDLKKTMGNKLGVAALPNGRSSKAFPSQVFYGFSLGKDSSQSQRTMALKFIISNVNVIAQRKIQLDDLGLLAANQNVSIPPEISKIQSAINTSYNEQSQSYSKEEPGLQSYGERYGDPSKTIADVIDGSLDVDEALKILTTPQTN
- a CDS encoding valine--tRNA ligase → MPELAKTYDPVGTEARWQQAWDDQGAFHPDPKAPGEPFSVVIPPPNVTGSLHMGHAFNTALIDTIVRYQRLAGKNVLCLPGTDHASIAVQTILEKQLKEEGKTRHDLGRDAFLERAWQWKAESGGRIVGQLRRLGYSVDWKRQRFTLDEGLSEAVKEAFVRLHEQGLIYRGEYLVNWCPASGSAVSDLEVEMKEVDGHLWHFRYPLSSGDGHLEVATTRPETMLGDTAVAVNPTDERYAHLVGQTLTLPFVGREIPIVADDHVEKDFGTGCVKVTPAHDPNDFAIGQRHGLPQITVMRKNGTMNSEAGQFEGLDRFEARKAVVAGLEELGLLVKVEDYRHSVPYSDRGKVPVEPLLSTQWFVKTEPLAARCREALEKQDPRFIPERWEKVYRDWLTDIRDWCISRQLWWGHRIPAWFVISETGGQYTDTTPYVVARNEAEALEKAKAEYGAAAEIEQDEDVLDTWFSSGLWPFSTLGWPDADSADLQRWYPTSTLVTGFDIIFFWVARMTMMAGAFTGEMPFQDVYIHGLVRDEQNRKMSKSAGNGIDPLLLIDRYGTDALRFALVREVAGAGQDIRLDYDRKTDTSATVEASRNFANKLWNATRFALMNLGGETPAQLGEPIPEALQLADRWILSRLARVNRETAERYSSYGLGEAAKGLYEFAWNDVCDWYLELSKRRLNPGENPSAEALADQRVAKQVLAKVISQMHLMLHPLMPHLTEELWHSVTGEPETSFLALQSWPARDESALDDALEASFAELIGAIRLVRNLRAVAGLKPSQSVPVRFVTGRGELAAVLTKGTADITALTRVESVAVMTPAEADAAPVAKALAGVSGELQVLLPIEGLVDLDALKGRLEKDIAKAEKEIKGLAGRLGNPNFAGKAPPEVVAECQANLDEKQAQADLARKRLADLS